One part of the Salvelinus fontinalis isolate EN_2023a chromosome 4, ASM2944872v1, whole genome shotgun sequence genome encodes these proteins:
- the LOC129853795 gene encoding elongation of very long chain fatty acids protein 7-like, producing the protein MLSLYWRTATGAQRDMEFRDLTARAGLWYENFMKNADPRTEDWFLMSSPLPQTIIIVAYIYFVTRLGPRLMENRKAFHLKEILILYNFSVVALSLYMCYEYVMSGWGTGYTFHCDLVDYSDSPQALRMAGTCWLYYFSKFIEMLDTIFFVLRKKNSQITFLHVYHHSIMPFTWWFGVRFAPGGQGTFHALLNCVVHVIMYSYYGLSALGPAYQKYLWWKKYLTTIQLIQFVIVTTHIWQYFFMKDCPYQFPIFIYIIGLYGLVFLLLFLNFWYHAYTKGKRLPKVLQAKTWAHPYNKTNGEITNGNGFHCDKDK; encoded by the exons ATGCTCTCACTATATTGGAG GACGGCTACAGGAgctcagagagacatggagttCAGGGATCTAACGGCCAGGGCCGGACTCTGGTATGAAAACTTCATGAAGAATGCAG ACCCCAGGACAGAAGACTGGTTTCTCATGTCGTCGCCGCTCCCCCAAACCATAATAATTGTGGCGTACATCTACTTTGTCACCCGTCTGGGGCCCAGACTCATGGAGAACCGCAAGGCCTTCCACCTCAAAGAAATTCTAATTCTCTACAACTTCAGCGTGGTCGCCTTGTCCCTCTACATGTGCTATGAG TATGTGATGTCGGGCTGGGGGACGGGCTACACGTTCCACTGCGACCTAGTGGACTACTCGGACTCGCCGCAGGCATTGAGG ATGGCTGGGACGTGTTGGCTCTACTACTTCTCAAAGTTCATAGAGATGTTGGACACA ATCTTCTTTGTTCTGAGGAAGAAGAACAGTCAAATTACGTTCCTCCATGTCTATCATCACTCTATCATGCCCTTTACCTGGTGGTTTGGAGTCCGGTTCGCTCCAG GTGGCCAGGGGACATTCCATGCCCTGTTGAACTGTGTGGTCCATGTCATCATGTACTCCTACTACGGCCTGTCTGCCCTGGGCCCCGCCTACCAGAAGTACCTCTGGTGGAAGAAGTACCTCACCACTATTCAGCTG atCCAGTTTGTGATCGTGACCACCCACATCTGGCAGTACTTCTTCATGAAGGACTGTCCCTACCAGTTCCCCATCTTCATCTACATCATTGGCCTCTATGGCctggtcttcctcctcctcttcctcaactTCTGGTACCACGCCTACACCAAGGGGAAGAGGCTTCCCAAGGTACTTCAGGCCAAAACCTGGGCCCACCCCTACAACAAAACCAACGGCGAAATAACCAACGGGAATGGTTTCCACTGTGACAAGGATAAGTGA